The segment TGGAACCAAAAAAAGGCATCAAAGTACCAACTAAAGTGCATTAGCAAGTCTTCACAAGCATAAAAAACTTAAGTACTTAAACATCAATTCCCATCTTTGGCCTTGCAGGTCCTGACATTGTAACCCTTTTGCTTACACTTACTACATGTCACAGTCAAAAACTTCCTACTCAGTGATTGAGTTTCATTATCATTTTGACTTTGACTGTTTGCTTGCCTCTTACGTTGCTGGATTTTAATCCTTTCCTCTGCTATAATCCTCCTTTTCTTTTTTGGCCTGCCTAGTGCTGTGTTGTGTGGTGGAGGCACAAGAGTTGTTGGGCAGTCACTCTTAGGCCACATGGCTCTACCTTTGATAGGATCCACCTTGAAGGAGTACATCTCTTTCCATGTATCAAGCCAATACACCTTATGCACATAGGTTTATAGTTCCCCCACCTTTTCATTATTATCTGCCATTTCATTTAGGCTTGCAATTGCATGCTTGCAAGGAATTCCAGTAAGCTCCCACTTTCTACAACTACACTCCCTTTTCTCCATGTCCACCACATGTTGAATATTCCATGGACCTTTAACCTGATACTTTTGTCCCCCATTCCATCGTGCATGATACTTACTAGCAAGTGTTGTGTTTGCTTCCAAAATCCTAGTACCAGTTGGAGTTAGTAGACCTTGACACTTGTTTAACACCTTCATCACATTGCATACTCTCTTCATAAGGTACTCTCTGATAAACTCCAAATAGTTGATAATGGGTTTGTCTCTCCCTTTAACAAGTTTGCTATTGAACACTTCACAAAGGTTATTTAATAACATGTCTGAAATTGCCCTTCCTAGTAGTTCATTAAGAAAATAACAGTTAGTGTATGTCTATactataataaaaaataagacaACAAATTGAGAAAATACCTGAAAAATGACTTCTAGCCCAATGATGTGGAGGGATTTTCAAGAGCCACTGATATGCTTCTATGTCATAATTCCTTAGCTCTACCATTACAGCTTCAAACTCTGGTATGGTGGTGGCTGTAGCACACCTCCAAAAATACTCCTTGTCTGGTATATGTGTCTAATACAAAACTTGTGCGCTGCATTAGGAAACAATTGTTCTATGGCTGGTAGAAGACCCTGTTTTCACCAAAACAAAATAAGTAATTAGCATTAGTCTGTAATGAAACCTAGTATGCAATATTAAATGTAATTATAGTACCTTTTgtctatcactaataaatgtgaAGTTGGAATTTGAATACAAGTCAAGATCTTCTGCAAGACACTGAAGAAACCATTTCCAACTTGAAGTGTTTTCACTTTCAACAACAGCATATGCCAATGGGTAGGTTCCATTGTTGGAATCAACACCAACTGCACTTAGTATTTGACCTGGGAAAGGTCCCTTCATGAAGGCTCCATCTAACCCTAAAAATTCTCTCAAACCTGCCTTAAATCCTTTCTTTAAAGGACCTAAACACACGTATATCCTTTTGAATTGCCTGGTTGGGGATGAAACCACAGGTTCAGAAACCACATCAATCTTTACAGTTGTACCTTCATTTGTCTTTTGTAGCTCTAGTACATACTCTCTCAAAGCTGCATATTGCTTTACGTAATCTCCTGCAACATTTTTGGTGGCTAATGTTTTTTCCCTTAATGATGTCTCTTCTGAAATACTAACTCTATATGTTGATTGGAGTTGCTCTTGTAGGGCATGCACAGGCTGGCTAGGATTAGCTTCAATCTGACCCATAATATGTTTGGAAAGAAATGTTGTTGTGCAAGATCTGATTTTTCGTGTTTGGAGGCAGATGTGTTTCTGATTATAGGTCTTAATAAACCAATAGTCATATTCACTTGACCTAGATGCATGAAGTTTCCATGTGTATTTAACTTTATCTGAGTTTACATCTTTACCCTTTACCTTTTTCCCAAAGGTAGGTCCACCTACCCCACTTGCATTTACAACTACAGTTCCATCACAAACAACTGTTAATCTACTCTTGTCATTTTTTGTGAATGAGATATTCCTCCTTATCTCTAAAGCATGCAGGTCGACTTTATATTTCAATTCTTTCTTGGCTTTATATTTCTAACCAATATGAAAAGCTACCTTGTGCACCTCACCAGCAGAACATAATGTTTGTTTCCCCAACTCTTTGATCATTTCTCTTCTTTTCCTGTTGTCCCCTGAGTCATCACTTAGTGAATCCCACTCGTCGTTATCAATTACCTCCacatcctcttcttcatcactatcttcatttctttgaccaCCCAAACTTTGACATCCATTAAACTCTGCTTTTGTATTAATATAGATTGAAATCCTCCATGTCAACTTTAACATCTTCAATTATGTTGTCCTCATCAATCATAAAGTCACTATCTTCATCTTCATTGTTTTGATTCTCAAACTTACTGTCATCAGGCTCCTCTTGTCTCTACTCATCATTGAAAGGAATATTATCTTGGCCTTCAAACCCATTAAATGGGATGCTATCTTGGTCTTCAAACCCTTCAAAAGTTTGAAAGTTTCTCATTAACTCATCATCTATGTTGATGTTAGTTGAAAATTCATTGACTCCTTGAGGATCATTATCCATGACAACTCTATACCCCTCATCTGCAAATCCTTCTACACCCTCACCATTGGATTTGTTCATTTCAAGTTCTTTATTCACATCAATCTCTTTGTTTAACTCTTTTTTTGCATCAACTACAACAAATTCAAGATGCACAAATTCAGGATGCATTGGCTCAACATCCTTACCTTTATCAACTTCACCATTTGCCATTGTTTTTTCACCACCTTCCCAATCCAAGTTAAGCTTTCTACTACAAGACGATGCCCCTTTTCTATGTTTCCAACCTTTAGACCTATTAAATTCAGGTGTTGCTGATTTGTATAAGGTTAATGCTAACCCTAAATCACCCTCACCAACATCAATTTGGATTGGAGATACCACTTCATGAGCAACTACAGGTGATGAGGGCCTAAGAGGATCCTGATTGTCCATGTcttctattataatttataaccttTCTTGGACCAGTTGGGGACATAAAATATGTAAGCAAGTTCGTTTGACCATGCTCTGTGTACACTTTAATCATTTTGTTATGGGTAACATACCGTGAGAGATTACGCACATCATCATCGTTACCTAATGCTCGCGAGTCTAAAGTCAAATCCTTCATTAGGCAAACGGAAATGGTAATACATGATTCCAGTACCATCATACCCTAATTCTCTCATCATCAAGTCTAGTTCATGAACAGAAAATTCATCAATGTCGACAACATCAAAGTACCTTACTTGGCCATTAATATACTTGATATTTGGAAACTTTGTGAAACTCCCTCCGTGATGAAGTTCAATAGAGAATATGTTGGGGTAACCATCTTCAAAACAGAAATAGACGATTGTTAGAGTTTTTCAAATTTTGAAGCTTGATCATCAAATACAGAGTTTTTCTAAGTTTCTTCAAAGTTTGAATATTACCATAAACTTCTTGAACGTTAACATTCTCTCCAACATTTCTAAGTCCCCACATTTTCAAAAGCATGAACACAAGCCAATTCTCAGACAATCGTTAGGGTTTTTGCGTCTGGCTAATTGAGGTATGAGTAGAAGACGAAGGAGTGAAGTACAGTATGCAATCTTATTAATTGAAGTTGCGGCAACGGAGGCTAGgacctaaaatgaccaaaataccctcacatAGAGGGCACGTGATGGCATTAACGGCTCCAAACACACGGATAATGACGGAATTGACCAAAAACTCatgaaaaccttgattttggacctttggtgcaagttggaaactttttggaccccatccatATGTTttggcaaaccacaaggaccaaatttgcagttttgtcttttaaaACTTATGAAGAATTTTATCTAGATGTTTATTTTTCAGATCAAATATACTAACTTTCATtcgttaacttaaaaaaaatgtattatcATTGAGCTTGTCTATGTTTCGTGAAacgtatttttttaaatttttgtgCTTAATTTTATGTATGTTTCGTACATATGACTCGGGTCGCATATAATATGTTTTTGATTATTTAAGCTTTTGTTCGTTACTTTAAAAAAATCATACTTACTTATTTTTATACACACTTCGATATAAATTTgaggtttttttattattattttttaatcttTCAATGATTTTTTTGTACGTGTTAGTCCTTATTTTATGTATGAGTTTGTTCACATATAATGGATAAAAATGTAATTATAAGCATTGAATTTTTTAAGTTGAGTTTTGATGGTTGTACCTATAAAAGTTACGTTTTGACTTAAAAAAACAAGAACAAaagaaacacatacataaaaataagcacGAAACATAAAAGAAAATATCTCGAAATGTAGATGAACTCGAATCAATATTGTTACGTTAAAAACACGTAAAACAGAAGTTACGTCGAAACGTAAACAAACTCGAATATAATACATTTTTAAAAACTAACGAACGAAAGTTAATATATATGACCCAAATAATACGTAGAAATTTACATAAAATTAAacacaaaaatgtaaaaaaaatgccGAAACGTAGACAAACTCGAATATAATACGTTTTTTaaaattaagaatgaaaaatTATTATATGTGACACGTCTCATATGTAGGAAACGTATATAAACTTAAACACAAAAACGAAAAAAGTTAGGTCAAAATGTAGACAAACTCAAATTTAAATCGACAACTTTATAAAAAAAAccatataatttaaaaaaataaaataacaaaagaAAGTTCAAAACTAAAATTGAAATGTTGACCACCTTGAATTATATCAACaactatataaaaataaacacgtAAAAATACTTTTTTTGTTAGCAGAcgaaaattattaataaaaatcaaattatatGTAATACAGGGTTAAACACGAAAATTTTAGAAATAAATGAGTGAATATAATATTTTTCAAAGTTCaaagtgatattttaaaaagtaaaatagTGAGAAAAACACAAActaataaacataaaatataaaaaaaattacataaatggtccatatggtttatCAGTAGTCACAAACTCAATTCCTGTTGATTGAAATACCAAAATACTCTCCCACTAATAGATGAACAATAATGGAGTCAGCAAAAAGAACTATTCATGCAGGTTTTGAAAACCGCTTGATGATAttcatcaaaaaaaaattaacaatgaCTAAATTTATGAAAACCACAGGGAGgatattcattaaaaaaaaattaacaaggaCTAAAtttatgacttttggtaatcataaggattatttttataattttgtttaaaaataaattttaaaggaATACATCCACaaaaatagtatatatatatttttagtaGAAAATTCAGCGGAACCTACATTTAATTAGTCGCTGTCATCTCACACCAAGCCTCTCAAATAATGGCTCTAAGCTTCGATGATGATAATTCACTGTTCAACTTCGTCGTGAAAGAGGGAAATGGTGTCAAAGGTCTGGTGGAGTACTCCGGACTCACGGAGGTGCCACCTCGGTTCATCCAACCTCCCTACGAGCGATTCGACAAGCAGCAAGCAACCCAATCATCTGAAAACATGATCATTGATCTATCGGAACTGGATGGTCCTAACCATGATCAAGTGGTCAAGGCCTTAGCCCATGCTGCTGAAACTCTAGGTTTCTTTCAGGTGGTAAACCATGGTGTGCCTTTGGAGCTTCTAGACTCGCTTAAAACTGCAACGCACCAGTTTTTTGATCAACCAGCTGAAAAGAAGGCGACATATCTCAAGGAGGTGAGTAACAATCCGATGGTCATGTATGCAACGAGCTTTGTTCCTGAGAAAGAGAAGGTTTGGATGTGGAGAGACTTTTTTAAGATGACATACACCAATGATGCTGATGCCTTTGAGTTTTGGCCTAATGAATGCAAGTAAGAAGATTAAATTAGtcaaaaaaattcaagaaaactCTGATGATCGATGATTATTATGTATATACTTTTGTAATTTTGTAGGGAAGTGGTGCTGGAGTACATAAAGACATCAACGGAGATGGTGAAAAAACTATTACAAGCACTAATTGGAAATCCTGGAGTGAAACTAAACGATTCAGGACTTGATCCATTTATAGGTTCAAAGTCGGTGCACATGATCTTCTACCCGACATGTCCAAACCCCGAGTTAACTATAGGAGTTAAGAAGCACTCCGATATGGGCACTCTAACAATGCTTCTACAAGATGACGTTGGTGGATTATACGTGAAAAAAGCAGGTGAAAACTTATCATCTGGAAACGAGGAGTGGGTCGAGGTTCCACCCACCTCTGGTGCTCTCGTCATCAACGTTGGGGATGTGTTACAGGTTAATTTCATGCTATTTTACTACTAAATTTCCTCCTTAAATGCATAATAATAACTTAGATTTGGTGTTTTCATGTGTTAGATTTTAAGCAATGGAAAATACAAAAGTGCAGAACACATAGTGCGAACCACAAGCACTGCATCAAGAGTGTCGATTCCTATATTCAATGCTCCGGTTCCTGTTGCAAAAATAGGACCATTTCCGGAGCTGGTGGCTCGTGATGGGGTCGCTAGATACAAGGAGGTCACATACAAAGAGTACACGAACAACATCATGCAGAAACCCCATGGAGGAAAGATGGCTCTTCAATTCGCGTCTGTTTAAGCTTTTATTCTCCATTTTAATTAGTGGATTTATTGTTTGTAATAAAAGAGGAGTGGTGTACTCAATTCACTTGCTGTGGTTTGCTATTTGTTTACCAAAATATAAAAGTAATTTTGTCAAACTTTTATACCAAGAATAGAAAGCAGGTGACCCAACAACCTAAAATACGATTTCTTTTGGAAATTAAATGGATCAAATGTGTGCTACTGATTTTTAAGGTGCTCAAATAAGCGACCAAATTGGGTTTAAGGGACTGTGGAAACAAAGGGAAAACAGAGAAAAATTAAACAGTGGAATAAGAAGCTGAACTGAAATAAAGTTATTCTaccccaaaataaaaaaaaaaaaaaattacattaacCAGGGGAGGAAAATAACTGTTACTTTTCTACTTCAAAAACAGCCTAATAGAACTTGTATTCAaagcaaaataataataataataataaaataattcatTCTTCAAATCAAGGCAAACATGGGCCAAGGAATGGGTGGTTCAGTGGTCACCCCCTTTTTGTCGGATCCGTAAAGGGTGGGAGATTTCAAGATAACCTTTTTTAAGGGGAGGTGATATTGCCACGACTATTTTTTATTCACCAGATTGGATCTCCATATCGATTCATAAGGCTGCAACAATCATCGCTAACGACCCTCTGTTTGTGTTTGCAGATGCCGTCGATCGGCTATTCTAGGGCTAGCTGTTACACCTCCTTGGGTTTATTCGTCATCTCATCTCAGGCTATTGTATATCTATCTGCAATTAAACTAAGTTTTTTGTGGAATTGTATGTAAATTTCATAATTTGTATGTAAATAGTGAATGTAGAGCAGTAGATATCGAGATTTATATGGCGAATTTTGTTGATGTTTGAAGTTTATTGTTTAGAAATCAGTCCCCCTTCGTAATTTACTGGAATGAGGTACAGACTTGATGTCTAATGCTTTGATTGTTTAAATTTATGAAgattaagtttgattttggtcaTATATTTTTTGTGGATTTTGAGATTGAAACTGAAGTTAGAAGTGAGACCTAAGTGAGTGAGGAAGATGTGCCAAGTACAATGGTTTCAGCTGAGAACGATCGTTACGTTTatctctgccatacattgggacCTGATACTTCAATGCtctttattgtatttttgatttaaTGCAATTTGCAACAGGTTCGCAGGCACGATGGTTCCAAGAAGAGAGAAAGCGGTGTTGCTCACATTTTGCACGTGTATTAGCCTCGCAAGTATGGCTCTGGTGCTTGCTTATGATCACAATTCCAATTCCAGATGTTGACAACAATCTGTTGGTGCAAGTCTCTCTTCCCCTCTTAATTGCTATCTTCCTTTTTGTGTACAAACGATCTAAAATGGGGAATTGGAACGGTATGGCTTATTACTAGAAATGC is part of the Lactuca sativa cultivar Salinas chromosome 7, Lsat_Salinas_v11, whole genome shotgun sequence genome and harbors:
- the LOC128127206 gene encoding uncharacterized protein LOC128127206, which codes for MLKLTWRISIYINTKAEFNGCQSLGGQRNEDSDEEEDVEVIDNDEWDSLSDDSGDNRKRREMIKELGKQTLCSAGEVHKVAFHIVVNASGVGGPTFGKKVKGKDVNSDKVKYTWKLHASRSSEYDYWFIKTYNQKHICLQTRKIRSCTTTFLSKHIMGQIEANPSQPVHALQEQLQSTYRVSISEETSLREKTLATKNVAGDYVKQYAALREYVLELQKTNEGTTVKIDVVSEPVVSSPTRQFKRIYVCLGPLKKGFKAGLREFLGLDGAFMKGPFPGQILSAVGVDSNNGTYPLAYAVVESENTSSWKWFLQCLAEDLDLYSNSNFTFISDRQKGLLPAIEQLFPNAAHKFSTTIPEFEAVMVELRNYDIEAYQWLLKIPPHHWARSHFSGRAISDMLLNNLCEVFNSKLVKGRDKPIINYLEFIREYLMKRVCNVMKVLNKCQGLLTPTGTRILEANTTLASKYHARWNGGQKYQVKGPWNIQHVVDMEKRECSCRKWELTGIPCKHAIASLNEMADNNEKVGEL
- the LOC111891065 gene encoding scopoletin 8-hydroxylase, which produces MALSFDDDNSLFNFVVKEGNGVKGLVEYSGLTEVPPRFIQPPYERFDKQQATQSSENMIIDLSELDGPNHDQVVKALAHAAETLGFFQVVNHGVPLELLDSLKTATHQFFDQPAEKKATYLKEVSNNPMVMYATSFVPEKEKVWMWRDFFKMTYTNDADAFEFWPNECKEVVLEYIKTSTEMVKKLLQALIGNPGVKLNDSGLDPFIGSKSVHMIFYPTCPNPELTIGVKKHSDMGTLTMLLQDDVGGLYVKKAGENLSSGNEEWVEVPPTSGALVINVGDVLQILSNGKYKSAEHIVRTTSTASRVSIPIFNAPVPVAKIGPFPELVARDGVARYKEVTYKEYTNNIMQKPHGGKMALQFASV